One window from the genome of Moraxella nasibovis encodes:
- the katG gene encoding catalase/peroxidase HPI, whose translation MSDIVLDELNDSTKPDSATRQGGCPFHGSNTLDKQSVMAWWPKALNLDILHQHDSKVNPMGEDFDYAAEVAKLDVDALKKDIEQVLRTSQEWWPADHGYYGGLMGRLAWHSAGSYRAMDGRGGSNTGNIRFAPLNSWPDNANLDKARRLLQPIKQKYGNKISWADLIILAGTMGYEAAGLKTYGFAFGREDIWHPEKDTYWGSETEWLAKTGSQGNRWSGDRELENPLSSVMMGLIYINPEGVDGNPDPIKTARDMKITFARMGVTVEETVALVAGGHTIGKQHGNGDASKVGAEPEAADLAEQGLGWKTDAGSVAKITSGIEGAWTTNPDRWDNEFFKLLFKYEDKFQIVRSPAGAQQWEPSEMDIEDMPVDQNDPTIKRKITMNDGDMALIKDPEYRAISEKFLNDPQAFDDAFARAWFKLTHRDLGPRSRWLGPLLPQEDLIWQDPIPAPKYVPTDAEVASLKEKILASGLTVSELVATAWDSARTYRGSDYRGGANGARIRLAPQKDWIGNEAERLSKVLAVYEKLSSETNVSIADLIVLGGTAAVEKAIKDAGFNVEVPFAAGRGDALQEMTDVESFEYLKPIHDGFRNFQEAHYEPTPEELLLDRAQLMGLTAVEMTVLVGGLRVLGANHGGSKHGVFTDRVGVLSTDFFRNLVDMGNKWEPTGRNSYNIVDRKSGETKFTATRVDLVFGSNSILRAYAELYSQDDAGEKFAKDFAKAWVKVMNADRYDLQK comes from the coding sequence ATGAGCGACATCGTCCTTGATGAATTGAACGACAGCACAAAGCCCGACAGTGCGACCAGACAAGGCGGCTGTCCATTTCACGGCAGCAACACCCTAGACAAGCAAAGTGTGATGGCTTGGTGGCCAAAAGCCCTAAACCTTGACATTTTGCACCAACACGACAGCAAAGTAAACCCAATGGGCGAAGACTTTGACTATGCCGCCGAAGTTGCCAAACTTGATGTTGATGCCTTAAAAAAAGACATCGAACAAGTTCTACGCACCAGCCAAGAATGGTGGCCTGCTGACCACGGCTACTACGGTGGTTTGATGGGTCGTTTGGCGTGGCACTCAGCAGGTTCATACCGTGCGATGGACGGTCGTGGTGGCTCAAACACGGGCAACATTCGTTTTGCTCCATTGAACTCTTGGCCTGATAACGCCAACCTTGACAAAGCCCGCCGTCTATTACAACCAATCAAACAAAAATACGGCAACAAAATCTCTTGGGCTGACCTAATCATCCTAGCGGGCACTATGGGCTACGAGGCCGCTGGTCTAAAAACTTACGGTTTTGCCTTTGGTCGTGAAGACATCTGGCACCCAGAAAAAGACACTTACTGGGGCAGCGAGACCGAATGGCTTGCCAAAACTGGTTCACAAGGCAACCGTTGGTCTGGCGACCGTGAACTAGAAAACCCACTGTCATCTGTAATGATGGGCCTAATCTACATCAACCCAGAAGGCGTGGACGGCAACCCTGACCCAATCAAAACCGCTCGTGATATGAAAATCACTTTCGCTCGTATGGGTGTAACCGTTGAAGAAACCGTTGCCCTAGTTGCTGGTGGTCATACCATCGGTAAACAACACGGTAATGGCGATGCCTCAAAAGTGGGCGCTGAGCCAGAAGCCGCTGACCTAGCCGAGCAAGGCTTGGGCTGGAAAACTGACGCAGGTTCAGTTGCCAAAATCACTTCTGGTATTGAAGGTGCGTGGACTACCAACCCTGACCGTTGGGACAATGAATTCTTCAAATTGTTGTTCAAATACGAAGACAAATTCCAAATCGTTCGTTCACCAGCTGGTGCTCAGCAATGGGAGCCAAGCGAGATGGACATCGAGGATATGCCCGTTGACCAAAACGACCCAACCATCAAACGCAAAATCACGATGAACGATGGCGATATGGCACTTATCAAAGACCCAGAATATCGTGCGATTTCTGAGAAGTTCTTGAATGACCCACAAGCGTTTGACGATGCCTTTGCTCGTGCGTGGTTTAAATTGACTCACCGTGATTTGGGACCTCGTTCTCGCTGGTTAGGTCCATTGTTGCCACAAGAAGACCTAATTTGGCAAGACCCAATCCCTGCACCAAAATATGTACCAACTGATGCAGAAGTTGCCAGCCTTAAAGAAAAAATCTTGGCTTCTGGTTTGACTGTTAGTGAATTGGTCGCAACTGCTTGGGATTCAGCCCGTACCTATCGTGGTTCTGACTATCGTGGCGGTGCCAACGGTGCCCGTATCCGTCTAGCCCCACAAAAAGACTGGATTGGTAACGAGGCAGAGCGTCTGAGCAAAGTTCTAGCAGTTTATGAAAAACTATCTAGCGAAACCAATGTTTCAATCGCTGACCTTATCGTACTTGGTGGTACTGCTGCCGTTGAAAAAGCAATCAAAGATGCAGGCTTTAATGTGGAAGTACCATTTGCTGCTGGTCGTGGCGATGCATTGCAAGAAATGACCGATGTAGAAAGCTTTGAGTACCTAAAACCAATCCACGATGGCTTCCGTAACTTCCAAGAAGCTCACTACGAGCCAACCCCAGAAGAGTTGCTACTTGACCGTGCACAGCTCATGGGCTTGACCGCAGTAGAAATGACTGTACTTGTTGGCGGCTTGCGTGTACTGGGCGCCAACCACGGCGGCAGCAAGCACGGTGTGTTCACTGACCGTGTTGGCGTACTAAGCACTGACTTCTTCCGTAACCTAGTGGATATGGGCAACAAGTGGGAGCCAACAGGTCGCAACAGCTACAACATCGTTGACCGTAAGTCTGGCGAAACTAAGTTTACTGCGACTCGTGTGGACTTGGTATTTGGTTCTAACTCAATCCTGCGTGCCTATGCTGAGCTTTATTCACAAGATGACGCTGGCGAGAAGTTTGCCAAAGACTTTGCTAAGGCTTGGGTAAAAGTAATGAACGCTGACCGTTATGATTTACAAAAATAA
- a CDS encoding ABC transporter permease — translation MTTTTLTARLWLGFCSLLVLIPLGVILSSLGEFDAEIWQFLLDYELTKLLTNTLWLVLSVGVGVIALGTSLAWLIAMHDFPGKRFFGWAMMLPLAMPAYVLAFVQLGLFDYTGVISTHLREAWGFEQGLPEIRHGGGLAVVLSLTLYPYVYLLCKNAFNGMGGRALEVGASLGLSPYRAFFKIALPMARPWIASGTILAIMEVLADFGAVSIFGYDTFTTAIYQAWYGFFSLDTAKQLASLLVGLVFIVLVIEQMSRGRKRFESTGRTNHHRTIALHGTKKWLAFTYCAVILFLAFALPIIQLSLWIIDTWQGIDFLAVFEQTKNAIIASLCAALLVTSVAFFISLSTRHAVGKFGMGAAKISTLGYAIPGSVLAVGVFIPVALLDNYLIEHVPVFATHDAIFKGTVIMLLIAYLIRFLALGVQSVDAGMKRIRPSHLEVAKSLGISPFRSLFAVYLPLVKGSLGVSLLMVFVDTMKEMPITLMMRPFDWDTLAIRIYSFTSEGMYEQAALPALIIVLTGLIPVILFTKIDQKN, via the coding sequence ATGACAACCACAACACTGACTGCACGCTTATGGCTTGGCTTTTGCTCATTATTAGTCCTGATTCCTTTGGGTGTGATTTTATCCTCTTTGGGCGAGTTTGATGCTGAGATTTGGCAATTCTTACTTGACTATGAGCTGACAAAACTTTTAACAAACACACTTTGGCTCGTGTTATCAGTAGGCGTAGGCGTCATTGCACTCGGCACAAGTCTTGCTTGGCTCATCGCCATGCACGACTTTCCCGGCAAGCGATTTTTTGGTTGGGCGATGATGTTACCCTTGGCGATGCCCGCCTATGTGCTTGCCTTTGTACAGCTTGGATTGTTTGATTATACAGGTGTCATCAGCACCCATTTGCGAGAGGCGTGGGGTTTTGAGCAAGGATTGCCAGAGATTCGGCATGGTGGCGGTTTGGCGGTGGTGCTCAGTTTGACCCTATATCCTTATGTATATTTGCTTTGCAAAAACGCCTTTAATGGCATGGGTGGGCGTGCTTTGGAGGTGGGTGCCTCTTTGGGTCTGTCGCCTTATCGTGCTTTTTTCAAAATCGCTCTACCCATGGCGCGTCCTTGGATTGCCAGTGGCACCATCTTGGCGATCATGGAAGTACTGGCAGATTTTGGGGCGGTTTCTATTTTTGGTTATGACACCTTTACCACCGCCATCTATCAGGCATGGTATGGGTTTTTTAGTCTTGATACTGCCAAACAGCTTGCCAGCTTATTGGTTGGTCTGGTATTCATCGTGTTAGTCATTGAGCAGATGAGCCGTGGGCGAAAACGCTTTGAAAGCACGGGTCGCACCAACCATCATCGCACCATCGCCCTGCATGGCACAAAAAAATGGTTGGCGTTCACCTACTGTGCCGTCATTTTATTTCTAGCTTTTGCATTACCCATCATTCAGCTTAGTCTATGGATCATAGATACTTGGCAAGGGATTGACTTTTTGGCAGTTTTTGAGCAGACCAAAAACGCCATCATCGCCAGTTTGTGTGCTGCCCTCTTGGTTACCAGCGTGGCTTTTTTTATCAGCCTAAGTACTCGTCATGCCGTGGGCAAATTTGGCATGGGCGCCGCCAAAATCTCAACGCTTGGCTATGCCATTCCCGGCTCAGTGCTGGCGGTGGGCGTGTTCATCCCTGTGGCGCTTTTGGACAATTATCTGATTGAGCATGTGCCAGTATTTGCCACGCATGATGCCATCTTTAAAGGCACAGTCATCATGCTACTCATCGCATATTTGATTCGCTTTTTAGCATTGGGGGTGCAGAGCGTGGATGCTGGCATGAAGCGCATCAGACCCAGCCATCTTGAGGTCGCCAAAAGCCTAGGAATATCCCCATTTAGATCGCTGTTTGCAGTGTATCTGCCTTTGGTGAAAGGGTCGCTTGGTGTCAGTCTACTCATGGTCTTTGTCGACACCATGAAAGAGATGCCCATCACTTTAATGATGCGTCCTTTTGACTGGGATACGCTGGCGATTCGCATTTACTCTTTTACCAGCGAAGGCATGTATGAACAAGCCGCCCTACCTGCTTTAATCATCGTACTAACAGGACTCATTCCTGTCATTTTATTCACCAAAATAGACCAAAAGAACTGA
- a CDS encoding extracellular solute-binding protein, whose product MLKKILAAHVGVLMALPAFASELVVYSSRADELLRPIAQAYQAKTGTKVTLVNDKDGPLMAKIQAEGKNTKGDVLIAVDGGNLWKASTMGLLRSINSPTLKANIPAHLRAKNNQWFGLSVRARTIFYNAKTVNPSQLSTYADLAHPKWKGKLCLRTSNNVYNQSLVGTMIANHGQAATERVVKGWVSNLATAPFSNDTALLEAINAGRCDVGIANTYYYGRLINKTPAIADNVKVFFADQAGKGTHVNVSGAGVLKHSKNPAEAQKFIEWLSSPEAQKMYADRNFEYPANARVSNAPLVSGWGRFKQDVINVAVAGQNQQKAIMLMRKANYK is encoded by the coding sequence ATGTTAAAAAAAATCTTAGCAGCTCATGTGGGTGTTTTAATGGCATTGCCAGCCTTTGCCAGCGAATTGGTGGTGTACTCATCTCGTGCTGATGAGTTGCTTAGACCCATCGCTCAGGCATATCAAGCCAAAACTGGCACTAAGGTAACGCTGGTAAATGATAAGGATGGTCCATTGATGGCAAAAATCCAAGCCGAGGGCAAAAATACCAAGGGTGATGTGCTTATTGCAGTCGATGGTGGAAATCTTTGGAAGGCATCTACCATGGGGCTGTTGCGTTCAATCAATTCTCCTACTCTAAAAGCCAACATTCCTGCGCATCTGCGTGCCAAGAATAATCAGTGGTTTGGTCTGTCGGTGCGTGCGCGTACGATTTTTTATAATGCAAAAACGGTCAATCCAAGTCAGCTGTCTACCTATGCTGACCTAGCCCACCCTAAGTGGAAGGGTAAACTGTGCTTGCGTACTTCTAATAATGTGTACAACCAATCCTTAGTCGGTACGATGATCGCCAATCATGGTCAGGCGGCAACTGAGAGGGTGGTGAAAGGCTGGGTGAGCAATCTGGCGACAGCACCATTTTCTAACGACACGGCGCTTTTGGAGGCGATTAACGCAGGGCGCTGTGATGTGGGTATCGCCAACACCTATTACTATGGACGCCTCATCAATAAAACGCCAGCGATCGCTGATAATGTCAAAGTATTCTTTGCTGATCAAGCAGGTAAAGGTACTCATGTCAATGTGTCAGGTGCAGGCGTGCTAAAACACAGCAAGAACCCTGCCGAAGCCCAAAAATTCATCGAATGGCTGTCAAGTCCAGAAGCTCAGAAAATGTACGCCGACCGCAACTTTGAATATCCTGCCAATGCCCGTGTAAGTAATGCACCTTTGGTGTCTGGCTGGGGGCGTTTCAAGCAAGATGTCATCAATGTGGCTGTCGCAGGTCAAAACCAACAAAAAGCCATCATGCTAATGAGAAAAGCAAATTACAAATAA
- the iscX gene encoding Fe-S cluster assembly protein IscX, with the protein MKLTWHDTLDIAIELAEKHPDVDVQYIRFTDLHRYVCELDGFSDDPNKSNEAILEAIQMAWLDELD; encoded by the coding sequence ATGAAATTAACTTGGCACGACACGCTTGACATCGCCATTGAGCTTGCTGAAAAACACCCTGATGTCGATGTGCAGTACATTCGCTTTACCGATTTGCACCGCTATGTTTGCGAGCTTGACGGGTTTAGTGACGACCCAAATAAGTCCAACGAGGCGATTTTGGAGGCCATTCAGATGGCGTGGCTTGATGAGCTTGATTGA
- a CDS encoding epoxyqueuosine reductase QueH gives MTPIDREILTPPNGHKKVLLHSCCAPCSGEVMEAMLASGIEFTIYFYNPNIHPKKEYEIRKNENIAFAEKHGIPFIDADYDMDNWFERAKGMEQDPERGRRCTMCFDMRFERTALYAHEHGFPVMTSSLGISRWKNMAQINDCGHRAVAPYEGLDYWDFNWRKGGGSSRMIEISKRENFYQQEYCGCAYSLRDTNNYRRSQGREPIKIGVKYYGDEDE, from the coding sequence TTGACCCCCATTGACCGTGAGATTTTAACCCCACCAAACGGTCATAAGAAGGTGCTGCTGCATTCGTGCTGTGCGCCGTGTTCGGGCGAGGTGATGGAGGCGATGCTGGCGAGTGGCATTGAATTTACCATTTATTTTTATAATCCCAACATTCACCCGAAAAAAGAATACGAAATCCGCAAAAACGAGAACATCGCTTTTGCCGAAAAGCACGGCATTCCGTTCATTGATGCTGACTATGACATGGATAATTGGTTCGAGCGTGCCAAAGGCATGGAGCAAGACCCCGAACGAGGCCGCAGATGCACCATGTGTTTTGACATGCGATTTGAACGCACCGCCCTATACGCCCATGAGCATGGCTTTCCTGTGATGACAAGCTCGCTTGGGATCAGCCGCTGGAAAAACATGGCGCAAATCAACGACTGCGGACATCGTGCCGTTGCCCCTTATGAAGGTCTTGATTATTGGGATTTTAACTGGCGTAAAGGCGGTGGCAGCAGTCGCATGATTGAAATCAGCAAGCGAGAAAATTTCTATCAGCAAGAATACTGTGGCTGTGCTTATTCACTGCGAGACACCAACAATTATCGCCGCAGTCAGGGGCGAGAGCCGATCAAGATTGGCGTGAAATATTATGGCGATGAGGATGAGTAA
- a CDS encoding AbgT family transporter → MQQKDSTRMGRFLKGVEWLGNLLPHPAILFVWMSAILLVMSAVMSYMGVSVVDPRPEGAKGRSEDGMIYVVNLLNGDGIAKIVENLVSNFTGFIPLGTVLVALLGVGIAERSGLISAALRGLVMNAPPKMVTLVVVFAGIMSNTAAELGYVVLIPLAAMIFHSLGRHPLAGLAAAFAGVSGGYSANLLLGTVDPLLSGISQEAARIIDPDYVVGAEANWYFMAVSTFLISGLGYFVTEKIVEPSLGKYNPDDADDPSVLDSKVERLTAIEKKGLVWAGVSMVVFCLLLAWTVVPANGILRHPETGLVAGSPFLHGIVVFIFVFFAIPGYIYGRVTGSLKTNNDVVDAMSAAMSSLSMYIVLVFFAAQFTAFFNWSNIGQIMAVSGANFLNDIGLTGPLLLVGFILVCAFVNLMLGSASAQWAITAPIFVPMLMLTGYAPEMIQAAYRIGDSTTNIITPMMSYFGLIMAVAIRYKKDTGVGTLMSLMIPYSLIFLTGWTILFCIWVFVLGLPVGPGSATYYTP, encoded by the coding sequence ATGCAACAAAAAGATTCTACCCGCATGGGGCGCTTTTTAAAGGGCGTGGAGTGGCTTGGTAATTTACTGCCACATCCTGCGATTTTGTTCGTGTGGATGTCGGCAATTTTATTGGTGATGTCTGCTGTGATGTCATACATGGGCGTGTCGGTGGTCGATCCACGCCCAGAAGGGGCGAAAGGTCGCAGCGAAGACGGCATGATTTATGTGGTCAATTTGCTAAACGGCGATGGCATCGCCAAGATTGTTGAAAATCTGGTATCAAACTTCACAGGGTTCATTCCGCTTGGCACGGTGCTGGTCGCCTTGCTTGGTGTGGGTATCGCTGAGCGTTCTGGACTCATTTCAGCGGCGCTGCGAGGACTTGTGATGAACGCACCGCCAAAGATGGTGACGCTTGTCGTTGTCTTTGCTGGCATCATGTCAAATACAGCCGCAGAGCTTGGCTATGTGGTGCTCATTCCATTGGCGGCGATGATTTTTCATTCATTGGGTCGTCATCCTCTGGCAGGTCTTGCGGCGGCGTTTGCAGGCGTGTCGGGCGGATACAGCGCCAACCTTTTGCTTGGTACGGTCGATCCCTTGCTGTCGGGCATCAGCCAAGAGGCAGCACGCATCATTGACCCTGACTATGTCGTGGGCGCAGAGGCAAACTGGTACTTCATGGCGGTCAGTACTTTCTTGATCAGTGGTCTTGGTTATTTTGTCACCGAAAAAATCGTTGAGCCGTCTTTGGGTAAATACAATCCTGATGACGCTGATGACCCAAGTGTGCTGGACAGCAAAGTCGAGCGTTTGACTGCTATTGAGAAAAAAGGTCTTGTGTGGGCAGGCGTGTCTATGGTGGTGTTTTGTTTGCTTTTGGCGTGGACAGTCGTGCCTGCCAATGGTATTTTAAGACATCCTGAGACGGGGCTTGTGGCAGGTTCGCCGTTTTTGCACGGCATTGTCGTGTTCATCTTTGTGTTTTTTGCCATTCCGGGCTACATTTATGGTCGTGTAACAGGCTCTTTGAAAACCAATAATGATGTGGTCGATGCCATGAGTGCCGCCATGAGTTCGCTCAGCATGTACATCGTGCTGGTATTCTTTGCGGCGCAATTTACAGCGTTTTTCAACTGGTCGAACATCGGTCAGATCATGGCGGTGTCTGGGGCGAATTTCCTCAATGACATCGGTCTGACGGGTCCTTTGCTATTGGTTGGCTTTATCTTGGTGTGCGCATTTGTCAATCTGATGCTTGGCTCAGCATCTGCACAGTGGGCGATCACCGCACCGATTTTTGTGCCGATGCTCATGCTGACAGGCTATGCGCCAGAGATGATTCAGGCGGCATATCGTATCGGCGACAGCACCACCAACATCATCACGCCGATGATGAGCTATTTTGGTCTGATCATGGCGGTGGCGATTCGCTATAAAAAAGACACAGGCGTAGGTACGCTGATGTCCTTGATGATCCCATATTCGCTGATTTTCTTGACTGGTTGGACGATTTTGTTCTGCATTTGGGTGTTTGTGCTGGGTCTGCCAGTTGGACCGGGTTCGGCGACTTATTACACGCCGTAA
- a CDS encoding AAA family ATPase, whose translation MKLSIQNIGVVKEADISIDGLTVICGENDTGKSTIGKTLFALIKGIIGYEEDFQSEISYELATRFRQIHRVIEQEIDLSQLDDEQIGIIHRHIPISSLFLAKQVRSGKLQYNDFLPFIELLKQLYDDKIIILETYERLLHYIKDIEFFLNQEINSNKKQKIALERAFFSEFQTLITDESKVHLMDNDINGLMIEFNKKSKIKNELSNLENFYFGEITYIETPAVVQFFKLIMSAGVKLPEQNGRRFRETVPLHTKDLTRKLFNSDSIFSNEAFSNIHEMIYEAIQGDFVYDNGNNDFYLNRNGKNIPSMDIASGIKSLGIIDILIKNSILNPNDILILDEPEINLHPEWQNKYAEIICMLAEYGIKVLVVTHSPYMVSALHHFSKNKDTIKRSFYLAEKDESGSYFSDETDNVMGGIVKRFAYALEGMY comes from the coding sequence ATGAAGCTTAGCATTCAAAATATTGGTGTGGTTAAAGAGGCTGATATTAGCATTGATGGCTTGACAGTCATTTGTGGGGAAAATGACACAGGCAAAAGCACTATTGGGAAGACTTTGTTTGCTTTGATAAAAGGGATTATTGGTTATGAAGAAGACTTTCAATCAGAAATATCCTACGAACTTGCAACTAGATTTAGACAAATTCATAGAGTGATTGAGCAAGAAATTGACTTAAGTCAATTAGATGATGAACAGATAGGGATAATTCATAGACATATCCCCATCAGTAGTCTTTTCTTGGCAAAGCAAGTCCGCTCAGGAAAACTACAATATAACGATTTTTTGCCATTTATTGAATTATTAAAGCAATTATATGATGATAAAATTATCATATTGGAAACTTACGAAAGACTATTACACTATATTAAAGATATTGAATTTTTTTTAAATCAAGAAATTAATTCCAATAAAAAGCAAAAAATTGCTTTGGAGCGTGCTTTTTTCTCTGAATTTCAAACTTTAATTACAGATGAATCCAAAGTTCATTTGATGGATAATGATATTAATGGATTAATGATTGAGTTTAATAAAAAATCCAAAATCAAAAATGAATTATCCAATTTGGAAAATTTTTATTTTGGAGAAATTACTTATATTGAAACACCAGCTGTCGTTCAATTTTTTAAATTAATTATGAGTGCTGGTGTTAAATTACCTGAACAGAATGGTAGACGATTTCGAGAAACCGTTCCCCTACACACTAAAGACTTAACAAGAAAACTATTTAATTCTGATAGTATTTTTAGCAATGAGGCATTTAGCAATATTCATGAAATGATTTATGAAGCCATTCAGGGGGATTTTGTCTATGATAATGGAAATAATGATTTTTATTTAAATAGAAATGGGAAAAATATTCCGTCAATGGATATTGCTTCTGGCATTAAATCTTTGGGTATTATTGATATTTTGATTAAAAATAGTATTCTAAATCCAAATGATATTTTGATTTTAGATGAACCTGAAATCAACTTGCACCCAGAATGGCAAAACAAATATGCAGAAATTATCTGTATGTTGGCGGAGTATGGCATTAAAGTATTGGTGGTTACGCATAGCCCTTATATGGTTTCTGCCTTACATCACTTTTCCAAAAATAAAGATACTATTAAAAGAAGTTTTTATTTGGCTGAAAAAGATGAAAGCGGAAGTTATTTTTCAGATGAAACAGATAATGTGATGGGCGGTATTGTGAAAAGATTTGCTTATGCATTAGAAGGAATGTACTAA
- a CDS encoding ABC transporter ATP-binding protein, producing MLAVEHLSIEFDNKIVLRDVNFTLNTGEIACLLGASGCGKTTILRCLSGFETPKSGKIALNGRILCDEHGQISAHKRQIGMVFQDYALFPHLTVAQNVGFGLSALNHAEKNARIDELLALVNLSEHRHRYPHELSGGQQQRVALVRALAPRPNLILLDEPFSNLDIELRTSLSKEVRKLLKSQEVSAILVTHDQTEAFAMADSIGVMSDGVIQQWADPQTLYHAPKNAMVAGFVGEGVVYDIAKVHPDGMTCALGFIALSPVSDRHTQMLIRPHDVKVATDGQGLALRVVDRDFRGGSWLYQLQNTQGSSLLMQQSCHTHATHDIGDEICVIIEQVATF from the coding sequence ATGCTGGCAGTAGAACATTTATCCATCGAATTTGACAACAAAATCGTCTTGCGTGATGTCAATTTTACCTTAAACACAGGGGAAATCGCCTGCCTGCTTGGCGCCTCTGGCTGCGGTAAAACCACCATACTACGCTGCCTGTCTGGTTTTGAGACGCCAAAATCAGGAAAGATCGCCCTAAATGGTCGCATCTTATGCGATGAGCATGGTCAAATCAGCGCTCACAAACGCCAAATCGGCATGGTATTTCAGGATTATGCGCTGTTTCCGCACTTGACGGTCGCCCAGAATGTAGGGTTTGGTTTAAGCGCTTTGAATCACGCCGAAAAAAACGCTCGTATTGACGAACTTTTGGCGCTGGTTAATCTTAGTGAGCATCGACACCGCTATCCACACGAGCTGTCAGGAGGGCAACAGCAGCGAGTTGCCTTGGTGCGTGCCTTAGCCCCCAGACCCAACCTCATCTTACTTGATGAACCCTTCTCCAATCTTGACATCGAACTGCGCACAAGTTTATCCAAAGAAGTGCGCAAACTGCTCAAATCGCAAGAAGTAAGCGCCATCTTAGTCACGCACGATCAGACCGAAGCATTTGCCATGGCGGACAGCATTGGCGTGATGTCAGATGGTGTCATTCAGCAGTGGGCAGACCCACAAACCCTGTATCACGCCCCAAAGAATGCGATGGTGGCAGGATTTGTCGGCGAGGGAGTGGTGTATGACATCGCCAAAGTCCACCCCGATGGCATGACTTGTGCGCTTGGCTTTATTGCGCTTTCGCCAGTCAGTGACCGACACACTCAGATGCTCATCAGACCGCACGATGTTAAAGTCGCAACGGACGGGCAGGGATTGGCATTGAGGGTTGTGGATCGGGATTTTCGGGGTGGCAGTTGGCTTTATCAACTACAAAACACGCAGGGCAGCTCTCTACTCATGCAACAATCATGTCACACCCACGCCACTCACGACATTGGCGATGAGATTTGCGTGATTATTGAGCAGGTGGCGACATTTTAA
- the dapE gene encoding succinyl-diaminopimelate desuccinylase — translation MTPTLSLSTRLLKEPSVTPNDFDCQNILADELGKLGFANEFMYFGNPDSKGSDAQIKNLWSVKAGKNPDAPILCFAGHTDVVPVGDESKWTYPPFSATVADGYLWGRGAADMKTAIACFVVACENFIKKHPEHQGSIALLITADEEAAAINGTVKVVETLKARGQKMDYCLVGEPSSTSQLGDVIKNGRRGSLNAKLTITGKQGHIAYPHLAINPIHAVSTTLAELVSTQWDNGNEYFPATSMQISNINSGTGATNVIAGDCTVLFNFRYCTENTAESLKAKTHEIFDRHFTNSDASYHIEWNLSGEPFLTEKGDFVDACCDAILAVTSTKAELSTSGGTSDGRFIAPMMNAQVVELGVLNATIHQIDECVATDDLEKLTQIYELILERMLL, via the coding sequence ATGACCCCTACCCTATCCCTATCCACTCGCCTTTTAAAAGAGCCGTCGGTTACGCCCAATGATTTTGATTGTCAAAATATCTTAGCGGACGAGCTTGGCAAATTGGGTTTTGCCAATGAATTTATGTATTTTGGCAATCCGGACAGCAAAGGCAGCGATGCTCAAATTAAAAATCTTTGGTCAGTCAAAGCTGGCAAAAACCCTGACGCACCGATTTTGTGCTTTGCAGGACACACCGATGTGGTGCCTGTGGGCGATGAAAGCAAATGGACTTATCCGCCTTTTTCGGCAACAGTAGCGGACGGCTATTTATGGGGGCGAGGAGCAGCCGATATGAAAACCGCCATTGCTTGCTTTGTCGTGGCGTGCGAAAACTTCATCAAAAAACACCCAGAGCATCAAGGCAGTATCGCCCTACTGATCACAGCTGACGAAGAAGCTGCCGCCATCAACGGCACGGTAAAAGTCGTTGAGACGCTCAAAGCTCGTGGGCAAAAAATGGATTATTGCTTAGTGGGCGAACCATCTAGCACAAGTCAGCTTGGCGATGTCATCAAAAATGGTCGTCGTGGCAGCCTTAATGCTAAATTAACCATTACTGGCAAACAAGGACACATCGCTTATCCGCACCTTGCCATCAATCCAATCCACGCTGTCTCAACTACTCTTGCCGAGCTTGTTAGCACCCAATGGGACAACGGCAACGAGTATTTTCCTGCCACCAGTATGCAAATTTCAAACATCAATAGCGGCACAGGGGCGACCAATGTCATCGCAGGCGACTGTACCGTACTGTTTAATTTTCGCTACTGCACCGAAAACACGGCAGAGAGCCTAAAAGCCAAAACGCACGAGATTTTTGATCGGCACTTTACCAATAGCGATGCCAGTTATCATATTGAATGGAATTTATCGGGCGAGCCGTTTTTGACCGAAAAAGGTGATTTTGTCGATGCGTGCTGTGATGCGATTTTGGCGGTAACAAGCACCAAGGCAGAATTATCCACATCAGGTGGCACATCAGACGGACGCTTTATCGCACCGATGATGAATGCTCAGGTGGTGGAGCTTGGCGTATTAAATGCCACCATTCATCAGATTGACGAATGTGTCGCAACCGATGATTTAGAAAAATTAACGCAAATTTATGAATTGATTTTGGAGCGGATGTTATTATAA